A region of Streptomyces paludis DNA encodes the following proteins:
- the purB gene encoding adenylosuccinate lyase, producing MTAKPRIPNVLAGRYASAELAVLWSPEQKVQLERRLWLAVLRAQRDLGIDVPEAALADYERVIDQVDLASIAEREKVTRHDVKARIEEFNALAGHEQVHKGMTSRDLTENVEQLQIRLSLELTRDRTVAVLARLGKLAGEYGELVMAGRSHNVAAQATTLGKRFATAADELLVAYGRLEELLGRYPLRGIKGPVGTAQDMLDLLGGDTAKLAELEERVAGHLGFARAFTSVGQVYPRSLDYDVVTALVQLAAAPSSVAKTIRLMAGHELVTEGFKPGQVGSSAMPHKMNTRSCERVNGLMVILRGYASMTGELAGDQWNEGDVSCSVVRRVALPDAFFALDGLLETFLTVLDEFGAFPAVVARELDRYLPFLATTKVLMGAVRAGVGREAAHEVIKEHAVASALAMRERGAERNELLDRLAADDRIPLDRAGLDALMADKLSFTGAAADQIAAVVGRIDEIVKRHPEAAGYTPGAIL from the coding sequence GTGACTGCCAAGCCTCGTATCCCCAATGTCCTTGCCGGCCGCTACGCCTCGGCGGAGCTGGCCGTGCTGTGGTCCCCCGAGCAGAAGGTGCAGCTGGAGCGCCGGCTGTGGCTCGCCGTGCTGCGGGCCCAGCGGGACCTGGGGATCGATGTGCCCGAGGCCGCGCTCGCCGACTACGAGCGGGTGATCGACCAGGTCGACCTGGCGTCTATCGCCGAGCGCGAGAAGGTCACGCGGCACGACGTGAAGGCCCGGATCGAGGAGTTCAACGCCCTCGCCGGCCATGAGCAGGTCCACAAGGGCATGACCTCGCGGGATCTCACGGAGAACGTCGAGCAGCTCCAGATCCGGCTGTCGCTCGAACTGACCCGGGACCGTACAGTCGCGGTGCTGGCCCGGCTCGGCAAGCTCGCGGGCGAGTACGGCGAGCTGGTGATGGCCGGCCGGTCGCACAACGTCGCCGCGCAGGCCACCACGCTCGGCAAGCGGTTCGCGACGGCCGCCGACGAGCTGCTCGTGGCGTACGGACGGCTGGAGGAGCTCCTCGGCCGCTACCCGCTGCGCGGCATCAAGGGCCCGGTCGGCACCGCGCAGGACATGCTCGACCTGCTGGGCGGCGACACCGCGAAGCTCGCCGAGCTGGAGGAGCGGGTGGCGGGCCATCTGGGCTTCGCGCGGGCGTTCACCTCGGTCGGCCAGGTCTATCCGCGCTCGCTCGACTACGACGTGGTGACCGCGCTGGTGCAGCTGGCGGCGGCGCCGTCGTCGGTCGCGAAGACGATCCGGCTGATGGCCGGGCACGAGCTGGTCACCGAGGGCTTCAAGCCCGGCCAGGTCGGGTCCTCCGCGATGCCGCACAAGATGAACACGCGCTCCTGCGAGCGGGTCAACGGCCTCATGGTGATCCTGCGCGGATACGCGTCGATGACCGGCGAGCTGGCGGGCGACCAGTGGAACGAGGGCGATGTCTCGTGCTCGGTGGTGCGCCGGGTCGCGCTGCCCGACGCGTTCTTCGCGCTCGACGGGCTGCTGGAGACGTTCCTGACGGTCCTGGACGAGTTCGGCGCGTTCCCCGCGGTGGTGGCGCGCGAGCTGGACCGTTATCTGCCGTTCCTCGCCACGACGAAGGTCCTGATGGGCGCGGTACGGGCCGGGGTGGGCCGCGAGGCCGCGCACGAGGTCATCAAGGAGCACGCGGTGGCGTCGGCGCTGGCGATGCGCGAGCGGGGCGCCGAGCGCAACGAGCTGCTCGACCGGCTGGCGGCGGACGACCGTATCCCGCTGGACCGCGCGGGCCTGGACGCCCTGATGGCCGACAAGCTCTCCTTCACGGGCGCGGCGGCGGACCAGATCGCGGCCGTCGTCGGCCGGATCGACGAGATCGTCAAGCGGCACCCGGAGGCCGCGGGGTACACCCCGGGCGCGATTCTGTGA
- the mug gene encoding G/U mismatch-specific DNA glycosylase, producing the protein MRREDLEAARDRVIPDVAAGGLRVLFCGINPSLMSGATGHHFARPGNRFWPVLHLSGFTPRRLRPSEQGELLTYGLGITNVAARATARADELSDEEFREGGRILTEKVARLRPRWLAVVGITAYRTAFDDRKAQIGPQERTIGETRVWALPNPSGLNAHWTAATMAAEFARLREAAADGLAG; encoded by the coding sequence ATGAGGCGCGAAGACCTCGAAGCCGCCCGCGACCGCGTCATCCCCGACGTGGCCGCGGGCGGTCTGCGTGTGCTGTTCTGCGGTATCAACCCCAGCCTGATGTCCGGCGCGACGGGCCATCACTTCGCCCGCCCCGGCAACCGCTTCTGGCCGGTGCTGCATCTCTCCGGCTTCACCCCGCGCCGGCTGCGGCCCAGCGAGCAGGGCGAGCTGCTCACGTACGGCCTGGGCATCACCAATGTCGCCGCGCGGGCGACGGCGCGGGCCGACGAGCTGAGCGACGAGGAGTTCCGGGAGGGCGGCCGGATCCTGACCGAGAAGGTGGCGCGGCTACGGCCCCGGTGGCTCGCGGTGGTCGGGATCACCGCGTACCGCACGGCGTTCGACGACAGAAAGGCCCAGATCGGGCCGCAGGAGCGGACGATCGGGGAGACCCGCGTCTGGGCGCTGCCCAACCCGAGCGGTCTGAACGCGCACTGGACGGCGGCGACGATGGCGGCGGAGTTCGCCCGGCTGCGGGAGGCCGCGGCGGACGGCTTGGCCGGCTGA
- a CDS encoding LacI family DNA-binding transcriptional regulator — MATTLTDVAKRANVALSTASRAFSDPDRLGPQTLRKVLAVAQELGYESPVARTAEPVAEGGTVTVAVVVPDIANPVFGAFVKAAQGAGWHRRQTVVLADTDLSPDREREVITHLRERADGLIVCSPRLEADEILDICGRTPAVLVNRETSGADCVIADAGHGMRQAAEYLAALGHRRIAYVQGMQRSWSNAHRVELIRREAERAGLELELLGWQAETVAGGTAAAAGVMASGASAVITHNDLMALGVIAGARALGLSVPADLSVIGVDDIPFAEVSQPSLTSIAVPMAKAGALGTELLGQVLSGERSTPRLLRLPTQLIVRGSSAPPGGGGPATPHAAWGPTADRTTKDDVS, encoded by the coding sequence ATGGCCACCACCCTCACCGACGTTGCCAAACGCGCCAACGTCGCCCTCTCCACCGCGTCCCGGGCGTTCAGCGACCCCGACCGGCTCGGGCCGCAGACCTTGCGCAAGGTTCTCGCCGTTGCGCAAGAGCTGGGTTACGAGTCGCCCGTGGCGCGTACTGCCGAGCCCGTCGCCGAGGGCGGGACGGTCACCGTGGCCGTCGTCGTGCCGGACATCGCCAATCCGGTGTTCGGGGCGTTCGTGAAGGCCGCCCAGGGCGCGGGATGGCACCGCAGGCAGACCGTCGTCCTCGCGGACACCGATCTCAGCCCGGACCGGGAGCGCGAGGTGATCACGCATCTGCGGGAGCGGGCGGACGGTCTGATCGTCTGCTCGCCCCGGCTGGAGGCGGACGAGATCCTCGACATCTGCGGCCGCACCCCCGCCGTCCTCGTCAACCGCGAGACATCCGGCGCGGACTGTGTCATCGCGGACGCCGGGCACGGCATGCGGCAGGCCGCCGAGTATCTGGCCGCGCTCGGCCACCGGCGGATCGCCTATGTCCAGGGCATGCAGCGCTCTTGGTCCAACGCGCACCGGGTCGAGCTGATCCGGCGCGAGGCCGAACGGGCCGGTCTTGAGCTGGAGTTGCTCGGCTGGCAGGCCGAGACGGTCGCGGGCGGTACGGCGGCGGCGGCCGGTGTGATGGCCTCGGGCGCGTCCGCCGTGATCACCCACAACGATCTGATGGCGCTCGGTGTGATCGCCGGCGCGCGGGCACTGGGGCTGAGTGTCCCGGCGGACCTCAGTGTCATCGGGGTGGACGACATCCCGTTCGCCGAGGTGTCGCAGCCGTCGCTGACCAGCATCGCCGTACCGATGGCCAAGGCGGGCGCGCTCGGCACGGAGCTGCTCGGGCAGGTCCTGTCGGGCGAGCGCTCCACCCCGCGGCTGCTGCGGCTGCCGACCCAGCTCATCGTGCGCGGGTCCAGCGCCCCGCCCGGTGGCGGCGGCCCGGCCACCCCCCACGCCGCGTGGGGACCCACCGCGGACCGAACCACGAAGGACGACGTCTCATGA
- a CDS encoding 2-hydroxyacid dehydrogenase — MSTGTPSHGTSSPGIPPHNTAPHNTPAYGTPSAPPLRVVVADANLAPLRAEFEAALPAGTAVVWPDVRDTGAVTAALADADVLVSGQCTAAMAAAAPRLRLVHAAGAGTEKIDTAALAPGTRVANTFHHENSMAEYAISAAILLRRGFLRQHTALREGLWDSPVYSPDAPWVDSLASATVGFVGFGHIGARCWELFRALGARGVAVTRRGDVDAAEQRLEWSGTVDDLGTLLETSDVVVVSAPLSEATTGLIGAAEVARMRPGSVLINVGRGPVVDEDALYRALRDRAIGGAALDVWYRYPASGRHGAPGNHPFEELDNVLMTPHSSGLTRETFARRAADIAANIGRLAAGEEPHNVVAVAR, encoded by the coding sequence ATGAGCACCGGCACACCGTCACACGGCACCTCCTCGCCCGGCATACCACCGCACAACACAGCGCCGCACAACACACCGGCGTACGGCACCCCCTCCGCGCCGCCCCTGCGCGTCGTGGTCGCCGACGCCAATCTCGCCCCGCTGCGCGCCGAGTTCGAGGCCGCGCTGCCCGCCGGCACGGCCGTCGTCTGGCCGGACGTACGGGACACCGGCGCGGTCACGGCGGCCCTCGCCGACGCGGACGTCCTCGTCTCCGGACAGTGCACTGCCGCGATGGCCGCCGCAGCGCCGCGCCTGCGGCTGGTCCACGCGGCCGGCGCCGGTACGGAGAAGATCGACACCGCCGCGCTGGCCCCCGGTACCCGGGTCGCCAACACCTTCCACCACGAGAACTCGATGGCGGAGTACGCGATCTCCGCCGCGATCCTGCTGCGCCGGGGCTTCCTGCGCCAGCACACCGCGCTGCGCGAGGGGCTCTGGGACTCCCCCGTGTACTCCCCGGACGCCCCGTGGGTGGACAGCCTGGCCTCGGCGACCGTCGGCTTCGTCGGCTTCGGCCATATCGGCGCGCGCTGCTGGGAGTTGTTCCGGGCGCTCGGCGCGCGGGGCGTCGCCGTCACCCGGCGCGGCGATGTCGACGCGGCGGAGCAGCGGCTGGAGTGGTCGGGGACGGTGGACGACCTCGGCACGCTGCTGGAGACCTCCGACGTGGTCGTCGTGTCGGCACCACTCAGCGAGGCGACGACCGGGCTGATCGGCGCGGCCGAGGTCGCCCGGATGCGACCCGGCTCCGTACTCATCAATGTGGGCCGGGGGCCGGTCGTCGACGAGGACGCGCTCTACCGGGCGCTGCGCGACCGCGCCATCGGCGGCGCCGCGCTCGACGTCTGGTACCGCTACCCGGCGAGCGGGCGGCACGGCGCGCCCGGCAACCACCCCTTCGAAGAGCTGGACAACGTACTGATGACTCCCCACTCCTCCGGGCTCACCCGCGAGACCTTCGCGCGCCGGGCCGCCGACATCGCCGCCAACATCGGCCGGCTGGCCGCGGGCGAAGAGCCGCACAACGTCGTGGCGGTGGCCCGATGA
- the manD gene encoding D-mannonate dehydratase ManD, which produces MTGTGGNRTTDSGHDTGRASDTIVAADVIITSPGRNFVTLKITTAQGLTGWGDATLNGRELAVASYLRDHVAPLLIGRDPARIEDTWQYLYRGVYWRRGPVTMTSIGAVDIALWDIKGKTTGQPVYQLLGGAVRDRILTYTHATGWDVPQLLDSIDARREQGFLAVRAQSGVPGLDMVYGVTNGAAGYEPAGRGAAPVEEVWDTDAYLRHAPKVLAAARDHVGPELKLLHDVHHRLTPGQAARLGKELEGVGLFWLEDVTPAENQQVLRHVRQHTTVPLAIGEVFNTVWECQSLITEQLIDFVRTCVTHAGGISHLRRIAALAEIWQIALGPHGPSDVSPVALGASLHVGLSTPNFAIQEYMGYEPLVHEVFQHGWSYENGYLHPGDLPGIGIEVDEKLAARYPYEPAYLPVARRRDGSMTDW; this is translated from the coding sequence ATGACCGGCACCGGCGGCAACAGGACAACGGACAGCGGCCACGACACCGGCAGGGCGAGCGACACGATCGTCGCCGCCGACGTGATCATCACCAGCCCCGGCCGTAACTTCGTCACACTCAAGATCACCACCGCGCAGGGCCTGACCGGCTGGGGCGACGCCACCCTCAACGGCCGTGAGCTGGCCGTCGCCTCGTATCTGCGGGACCATGTCGCGCCGCTGCTCATCGGCCGCGACCCCGCCAGGATCGAGGACACCTGGCAGTACCTCTACCGGGGCGTGTACTGGCGGCGCGGGCCGGTCACCATGACCTCCATCGGCGCGGTGGACATCGCGCTGTGGGACATCAAGGGCAAGACCACCGGACAGCCCGTCTACCAGCTCCTCGGCGGCGCCGTCCGCGACCGGATCCTCACCTACACACACGCCACCGGCTGGGATGTCCCCCAGCTGCTGGACTCCATCGACGCCCGCCGCGAACAGGGCTTCCTCGCCGTCCGCGCGCAGAGCGGCGTACCCGGACTGGACATGGTGTACGGGGTGACCAACGGCGCCGCCGGTTACGAGCCGGCCGGGCGCGGCGCGGCCCCCGTCGAGGAGGTCTGGGACACCGACGCGTATCTCCGGCACGCGCCGAAGGTGCTCGCCGCCGCCCGCGACCACGTGGGCCCCGAGCTGAAGCTGCTGCACGATGTCCATCACCGGCTGACGCCCGGTCAGGCGGCGCGGCTGGGAAAGGAGTTGGAGGGCGTCGGGCTGTTCTGGCTGGAGGACGTCACCCCGGCGGAGAACCAGCAGGTGCTGCGCCACGTACGGCAGCACACCACGGTCCCGCTGGCGATCGGCGAGGTGTTCAACACCGTCTGGGAGTGCCAGTCGCTGATCACCGAGCAGCTCATCGACTTCGTACGGACGTGTGTGACGCACGCGGGCGGCATCAGCCATCTGCGGCGGATCGCGGCGCTCGCCGAGATCTGGCAGATCGCGCTGGGGCCGCACGGGCCGTCGGACGTCTCGCCGGTGGCGCTGGGCGCGTCGCTGCACGTGGGGCTCTCGACACCGAACTTCGCCATCCAGGAGTACATGGGCTACGAGCCGCTGGTGCACGAGGTGTTCCAGCACGGCTGGTCGTACGAGAACGGCTATCTGCACCCCGGTGACCTGCCCGGTATCGGGATCGAGGTCGACGAGAAGCTCGCGGCCCGCTACCCGTACGAGCCCGCCTACCTGCCGGTCGCGCGTCGGCGCGACGGCTCGATGACGGACTGGTGA
- a CDS encoding mannitol dehydrogenase family protein — protein MSTALPRTTGTTGTTAPIAPLPRLGPSTVPAGAALNARPPAETGIVHLGLGNFHRAHQAVHTAAALAHTDGPWGILGVADRSTGVARALREQEMRYAVVEISPERTRITVPAVHTGALVAAERPDAVLDALAAPDTAIITLTVTEHGYTFSPRTHGLDLDAPAVRADLRGDAPPRTTIGRIVRGLQRRRRAHARPVTVLSCDNLVGNGAQTRRLVREFAEALPAAERDDLVPYLESAVTFPGSMVDRIVPATTDVYRDAVAAGLGVRDAVPVPAEPFSMWVMEDRFCAGRPRWEHSGALFTDDVEPYELLKLRLLNGTHSLIAYLGALDGRATIPESVARPFVADAARAVLYGDYLPSLTVPAGIDPDAYVAQLFERWANTALGHRTQQVGSDGSVKLRQRVPEPALLHLRAGRMPHHLALTVAAYLCCVTPPPGFSPGPHATAMVDPARERLAALARRAPAASGASRVAAVLDSGLLGTGLTEFPAFAARIAEFVDVIVRHGPGAAAAEAGRAAESEPKSEANSDPKSDPKSEPLHAS, from the coding sequence GTGTCGACAGCTCTTCCCCGGACCACGGGGACCACGGGAACCACCGCTCCGATTGCCCCCCTCCCCCGGCTCGGTCCCTCGACCGTGCCCGCCGGCGCCGCGCTCAACGCGCGCCCGCCCGCCGAGACCGGCATCGTGCATCTGGGGCTCGGCAACTTCCACCGCGCCCACCAGGCCGTACACACGGCGGCGGCGCTGGCCCACACCGACGGTCCGTGGGGCATCCTCGGGGTGGCCGACCGCTCCACCGGGGTGGCCCGGGCGCTGCGCGAGCAGGAGATGCGGTACGCGGTCGTGGAGATCTCCCCGGAGCGCACCCGGATCACCGTGCCCGCCGTGCACACCGGCGCCCTGGTCGCGGCCGAGCGGCCGGACGCGGTGCTGGACGCCCTCGCGGCGCCGGACACGGCGATCATCACACTGACCGTGACCGAGCACGGCTACACGTTCTCGCCGCGCACCCACGGTCTGGACCTCGACGCGCCCGCCGTACGGGCGGACCTCCGGGGCGACGCGCCGCCGCGTACGACGATCGGCCGGATCGTGCGCGGGCTCCAGCGGCGGCGGCGCGCGCACGCGCGGCCGGTGACCGTGCTGAGCTGCGACAACCTGGTGGGCAACGGCGCGCAGACGCGGCGGCTGGTACGGGAGTTCGCGGAGGCGCTGCCCGCCGCCGAGCGGGACGATCTGGTGCCGTATCTGGAGAGCGCCGTGACGTTCCCCGGTTCGATGGTCGACCGGATCGTGCCCGCGACCACCGATGTCTACCGGGACGCGGTCGCCGCCGGGCTCGGGGTGCGGGACGCCGTACCGGTGCCGGCCGAACCGTTCTCGATGTGGGTCATGGAGGATCGTTTCTGCGCCGGGCGTCCGCGCTGGGAGCACAGCGGCGCGCTCTTCACCGACGACGTCGAACCGTACGAACTGCTCAAGCTCCGGCTGCTCAACGGCACACACTCGCTCATCGCGTATCTCGGCGCGCTGGACGGGCGGGCGACCATTCCGGAGTCGGTCGCCCGGCCGTTCGTCGCGGACGCGGCGCGCGCCGTGCTGTACGGCGACTACCTGCCGAGCCTGACCGTGCCCGCCGGTATCGATCCGGACGCGTACGTCGCCCAGCTCTTCGAGCGGTGGGCCAACACCGCGCTGGGGCACCGTACCCAGCAGGTCGGCTCGGACGGTTCGGTCAAGCTCCGCCAGCGGGTGCCGGAACCGGCGCTGCTGCATCTGCGCGCCGGGCGCATGCCGCACCATCTGGCGCTGACCGTCGCCGCGTACCTCTGCTGTGTGACACCGCCGCCCGGCTTCTCGCCCGGGCCGCACGCCACCGCCATGGTCGATCCGGCCCGCGAACGGCTGGCCGCGCTCGCGCGGCGCGCCCCGGCGGCCTCCGGCGCGTCCCGCGTGGCGGCCGTACTGGACAGCGGGCTGCTCGGGACCGGTCTGACGGAGTTCCCTGCCTTCGCCGCCCGGATCGCCGAGTTCGTCGATGTCATCGTCCGGCACGGACCCGGCGCGGCGGCGGCCGAAGCGGGCCGTGCGGCGGAGTCGGAGCCGAAGTCGGAGGCGAATTCGGATCCGAAGTCGGATCCGAAGTCGGAGCCGCTGCACGCGAGTTGA
- a CDS encoding NAD(P)-dependent alcohol dehydrogenase: MLAPESTRAAVLHGPDDLRVEDRPLRPLGPGDVLVAVDAVGVCGSDMHYFATGRNGQNVLRQPTVLGHEASGTVVATGSGVRLDTGTRVAVEPAVGCGDCDTCRSGRYNLCPDGTCFGSPPTDGTFAEYIVATRRAVHPLPDTLPLETGALIEPLAVAVWAVRRAGVAFGDRVLITGAGPIGILVAQVARAAGATEVIVTDVHDARLDRARALGATDVLNTADGAPQLTGIDRLLECSGHPGALWQGLRTLRPAGRAIVVGQAAPEVDGLPLAHLQRWEIELSTAFRYAHAFPTAIALAADGRVDLGGVLTGRFALDEAADALRAPVKDPTHLKVVVRPGDRSSRSDRSV; the protein is encoded by the coding sequence GTGCTCGCTCCCGAATCGACCCGCGCCGCCGTCCTGCACGGCCCGGACGACCTCCGTGTCGAGGACCGCCCACTGCGGCCCCTCGGCCCCGGCGATGTGCTCGTCGCGGTCGACGCCGTCGGTGTGTGCGGCTCCGACATGCACTACTTCGCCACCGGCCGCAACGGACAGAACGTACTGCGGCAGCCGACCGTCCTCGGTCACGAGGCGTCGGGAACCGTCGTCGCGACGGGCTCCGGCGTACGGCTCGACACCGGCACCCGGGTCGCGGTGGAGCCCGCCGTGGGCTGCGGCGACTGCGACACCTGCCGGTCCGGCCGCTACAACCTCTGCCCGGACGGCACCTGCTTCGGCTCGCCGCCGACCGACGGCACCTTCGCCGAGTACATCGTCGCGACGCGCCGTGCCGTACACCCGCTGCCGGACACACTCCCGCTGGAGACGGGCGCGCTGATCGAGCCGCTGGCCGTCGCGGTGTGGGCGGTACGGCGCGCCGGGGTCGCGTTCGGCGACCGGGTGCTGATCACCGGGGCCGGGCCGATCGGCATCCTCGTCGCGCAGGTGGCACGGGCCGCCGGGGCGACCGAGGTGATCGTCACCGATGTGCACGACGCCCGTCTCGACCGGGCGCGCGCGCTCGGCGCGACCGATGTCCTCAACACGGCGGACGGCGCGCCCCAACTGACCGGGATCGACCGGCTGCTGGAGTGCTCCGGCCATCCGGGCGCGCTGTGGCAGGGGCTGCGGACGCTGCGTCCGGCCGGGCGGGCGATCGTCGTCGGCCAGGCGGCGCCGGAGGTCGACGGGCTGCCGCTCGCGCATCTCCAGCGCTGGGAGATCGAGCTGTCCACGGCGTTCCGCTACGCCCATGCCTTCCCGACGGCGATCGCGCTGGCGGCCGACGGCCGGGTGGACCTCGGCGGTGTGCTCACCGGACGGTTCGCGCTCGACGAGGCGGCCGACGCGCTGCGGGCGCCGGTGAAGGATCCGACGCATCTCAAGGTCGTCGTACGGCCGGGTGACCGGTCGAGCCGGTCCGACCGGTCCGTCTGA